Proteins found in one Fusarium keratoplasticum isolate Fu6.1 chromosome 12, whole genome shotgun sequence genomic segment:
- a CDS encoding Aminotran-5 domain-containing protein: MAPSRVEAVVDSSTPIAFPKETQPDAKWSAYRRLVPLVDADGYTYLNASFSPPSNLIVHDALTRYANDALHSPAPKPEWQKTAIDTRQLIATYINAPSPESVALTRDTTEGLNCFIRGMKFAPGDNVVILDSEHPNHAYGWMAMRASGLEVRQVPTIPIAEKTGIVSAANADTFAPYVDDRTRAIGISSIMFHSGQRNDIAGICSRYRPKGIHVLVDMTQQVGFAAVDVQALGLSAAAFGLHKGLNCPTGLAALYVDPKVIAETDPHPPIVGYGAVLNTQADLLVPSDDIIYHPNARRYEHLNVSLVATTAANAFLKFYLNEMGPGNVEEHLFSLGDALRRECRDLGISIVGPTSRKEHAPHLYILDVHDPRWAEHLRANQILVTPYRLGIRVSFGFYNNVEDVKKLAVALKSGLESGLPVGKV; encoded by the coding sequence ATGGCACCCTCTCGAGTTGAAGCTGTCGTTGACTCGTCAACGCCCATCGCTTTTCCCAAAGAAACGCAGCCTGATGCCAAATGGTCTGCTTATCGCCGTCTTGTCCCGCTGGTGGATGCAGACGGCTACACTTATCTCAACGCCTCTTTTTCCCCTCCGTCAAACCTCATCGTTCACGATGCCCTCACCCGTTACGCCAACGATGCTCTCCAttctccagctcccaagCCAGAATGGCAGAAGACGGCAATCGATACGCGACAGTTGATTGCAACGTACATCAACGCCCCCTCTCCCGAGTCTGTGGCATTGACTCGTGATACAACCGAGGGTCTCAACTGTTTCATTCGGGGCATGAAGTTTGCCCCGGGCGACAATGTCGTCATCCTTGATTCGGAACATCCAAACCATGCCTATGGCTGGATGGCCATGAGAGCTTCTGGCCTGGAGGTCCGCCAAGTTCCCACGATTCCCATTGCTGAAAAGACAGGCATCGTCTCTGCTGCAAACGCAGACACGTTTGCCCCTTACGTCGACGACCGCACTCGTGCCATTGGTATCAGCTCGATCATGTTTCATAGCGGCCAACGAAACGACATCGCTGGCATCTGTTCTAGGTACCGACCTAAAGGTATCCACGTGCTTGTGGATATGACCCAGCAAGTCGGCTTCGCGGCTGTTGATGTCCAGGCCTTGGGTCTATCCGCTGCTGCTTTTGGTCTTCACAAGGGCTTGAACTGCCCGACTGGCCTTGCAGCATTGTACGTCGACCCAAAGGTCATTGCAGAGACCGATCCCCATCCTCCAATTGTCGGCTACGGCGCTGTCCTCAACACGCAGGCAGATCTCCTTGTGCCATCGGATGATATCATCTACCATCCCAACGCTCGTCGCTATGAACATCTCAATGTCAGTCTTGTTGCCACCACAGCTGCCAACGCGTTCCTCAAGTTCTATCTCAATGAGATGGGCCCAGGAAATGTTGAAGAACACCTATTCAGCCTCGGAGACGCCCTGAGAAGGGAATGCCGAGACCTAGGCATTAGCATTGTTGGACCAACTTCACGAAAGGAACATGCTCCCCATCTATATATCCTAGATGTGCATGACCCTCGTTGGGCAGAGCACCTTCGCGCGAACCAAATTCTCGTCACGCCTTACAGGCTAGGCATAAGAGTATCCTTTGGCTTCTATAACAATGTCGAAGACGTTAAAAAGCTTGCTGTCGCGCTCAAATCAGGTTTGGAGTCGGGGCTTCCCGTTGGAAAAGTGTAG
- a CDS encoding AA-permease domain-containing protein: MASIQDSSNPEHDCNKADLEGPKMDNTCTAEGQTVEYDHTHLRRDFKERHVSMIAIGGALGTGLVIGTGVALVRGGPGSLLIAYMIIGACIFFVMTAVAEMSTMFPMDKGFSGYATRFVDPALGFATGWNYFLKYAIVLPNNLTAAGIIIQYWRPDLNVGIFVASFTVAIVLVNLLHVSFFGEAEFWMSLIKLLIMIMLILVCLIISLGGQPSGERIGFKFWSDPGAFGTYLVDGPTGKLLGFWACMVQACFAYTGTEVVGIAFGEAPNPRKTIRKAVRQTMWRIIFFYILGALALGMAVPYTNDRLIGGTKQKTGAGASPFVIASQLANIPVLPDVANGGLLMFVISAANADIYIGSRTLFGLAHDNQAPAIFKRTTGKGVPLAGVLLVAIFTSLAYMNVSKNSATVFSYLVSLVTVFGTLNWVSILVSYVFFSQGMKSQGIPRSVMPYRGFLQPYGSYVSLVVVAFVIFFNGYAAFIPKFDVSRFMTSYIGIILYILNIFWWKLWHGTGRVGLKEMDLSTGRLEFDGQEYPSTLTKAFRWTLGRLTKSRKY; the protein is encoded by the exons ATGGCGAGTATTCAAGACTCGTCCAACCCCGAGCATGACTGCAACAAGGCAGATCTCGAGGGCCCCAAGATGGATAACACCTGCACCGCCGAAGGCCAGACGGTCGAGTACGACCACACCCATCTGCGTCGCGACTTTAAGGAGCGCCATGTGTCCATGATTGCCATTGGCGGTGCCCTGGGTACTGGTCTTGTCATCGGGACTGGAGTTGCCCTTGTTCGCGGTGGGCCAGGCAGCCTTCTCATAGCCTACATGATTATCGGGGCCTGCATCTTCTTTGTCATGACGGCAGTTGCTGAGATGTCGACAATGTTTCCCATGGATAAAGGCTTCTCCGGATATGCTACTCGGTTTGTCGATCCTGCACTTGG GTTCGCTACCGGCTGGAATTATTTCCTTAAATATGCCATAGTCCTTCCGAACAACCTCACGGCAGCCGGAATCATCATCCAATATTGGCGGCCAGATCTGAACGTTGGCATCTTTGTCGCCTCCTTCACCGTTGCTATTGTCCTCGTCAAC CTTCTTCATGTATCCTTCTTCGGAGAGGCCGAATTCTGGATGTCTCTTATCAAATTGctcatcatgatcatgcTCATCCTAGTCTGTCTCATCATATCACTTGGAGGACAGCCGTCGGGCGAACGCATTGGCTTCAAGTTCTGGTCTGACCCCGGCGCATTTGGTACCTATCTCGTTGATGGCCCCACTGGAAAGTTGCTTGGTTTCTGGGCGTGTATGGTCCAGGCTTGCTTCGCTTACACAG GTACTGAAGTCGTCGGAATCGCCTTTGGAGAGGCACCCAACCCTCGAAAGACGATCCGTAAGGCAGTCAGACAAACCATGTGGCGAATCATCTTCTTCTACATCCTGGGGGCCCTTGCCCTGGGTATGGCTGTCCCTTATACCAACGACAGGCTAATCGGTGGTACAAAGCAGAAGACCGGCGCGGGAGCTAGTCCCTTTGTGATTGCCAGCCAGCTTGCCAACATTCCTGTTCTTCCAGACGTCGCCAACGGCGGCCTTCTCATGTTTGTGATCAGTGCCGCCAACGCTGACATCTATATCGGATCAAGGACTCTGTTTGGTCTTGCGCACGATAACCAGGCTCCTGCCATCTTCAAAAGAACTACTGGAAAGGGTGTGCCTCTAGCCGGTGTTCTTCTTGTGGCTATCTTTACCAGTCTGGCATACATGAACGTCTCAAAGAACTCGGCAACCGTCTTTAGCTACCTGGTGAGTCTGGTGACCGTGTTTGGCACGCTCAACTGGGTCAGCATTCTCGTGAGTTACGTCTTCTTTTCGCAAGGAATGAAGTCACAGGGAATTCCAAGAAGTGTGATGCCTTACCGTGGGTTTCTGCAGCCCTACGGTTCATATGTTAGCCTTGTGGTCGTTGCCtttgtcatcttcttcaacg GATACGCTGCTTTCATCCCCAAATTTGACGTTTCCAGGTTCATGACCTCATAcatcggcatcatcctcTACATACTCAACATTTTTTGGTGGAAGCTGTGGCACGGTACTGGAAGGGTCGgactcaaggagatggatctTTCCACAGGGAGGCTTGAGTTTGATGGACAGGAATACCCTTCAACTCTTACCAAGGCATTCCGCTGGACTCTCGGTCGTCTCACAAAGTCTAGAAAGTATTGA
- a CDS encoding Methyltransf-25 domain-containing protein, with amino-acid sequence MDTLIQRIVDTYAECAPTYDEEVTQFPYYQTLKNLVFTFDWAGSVLDLGCGTGLLGQLLYEKGEPFTIMGVDLSPAMTASPSISKYYETPITIGTVQEAITQPLKVNHVACFGTLTYLNDNEFLTFLERALDVAQRSITFDMEDVSEEYRKKMAEDNTILPCYNHTKAWKAWKDSKLPAGWGVVYDEYGLQYHDNHETGCDISDTMVRLEKAGD; translated from the coding sequence ATGGATACTCTCATTCAGCGAATTGTCGACACTTACGCTGAATGTGCCCCCACGTATGATGAGGAGGTCACCCAGTTCCCGTATTACCAGACGCTGAAGAATCTCGTCTTCACCTTTGATTGGGCCGGCTCCGTGCTGGACCTTGGTTGCGGGACCGGCCTCCTCGGGCAGCTGCTTTACGAGAAAGGCGAGCCGTTCACCATCATGGGGGTCGATCTGTCGCCCGCCATGACTGCAAGCCCGTCCATCAGCAAGTACTACGAAACACCCATTACCATTGGGACAGTTCAAGAAGCCATTACCCAGCCACTTAAAGTCAACCATGTTGCTTGTTTCGGGACCCTGACTTACCTGAACGACAACGAATTTTTGACCTTCTTGGAGCGGGCACTGGATGTGGCACAGAGATCCATCACGTTTGACATGGAGGACGTGTCGGAGGAGTACCGAAAAAAGATGGCAGAAGACAACACGATCCTACCATGCTATAACCACACCAAGGCTTGGAAGGCGTGGAAGGATTCCAAGCTGCCAGCTGGTTGGGGAGTCGTCTATGACGAATATGGACTGCAGTATCACGATAACCATGAGACGGGCTGTGATATCAGCGACACGATGGTTCGGCTGGAAAAGGCGGGAGACTAG